GATCAGGAAATAAAAGTGGTTGAAACCGGCTGCCACGGCTTCTGTGAGATGGGGCCGATTCTGATCGTGTATCCGGAAGGTGTTTTTTATTGCCGGGTGCAGCCGGAAGACGTGCCTGAACTGGTAGACTCCCATTTATACAAGGGCCGTATTGTCGAAAGGCTCTTATACCGTGAACCGGTATCCCACGAAAAGATTCCGAATTATAATGATATTGCTTTCTATAAAAAACAACACAGGATGGTACTGGCCAATTGCGGCCATATCAATCCGGAGGAAATCGGAGAATATATCGCTGCCGGCGGCTATGAAGCCCTGGCTAAGGCTCTGACAGTTATGAAGCCCGTCGAGGTTGTCGCCGAAATGAAAAAATCCGGCTTGCGCGGCCGGGGAGGCGGCGGTTTCCCTACCGGCACGAAATGGGAGTTCACCCGTAATGCTGCCGGTGACAAAAAATACGTGGTCTGTAACGCAGACGAAGGAGATCCGGGCGCTTTCATGGATCGCAGCGTTTTAGAGGGAGACCCTCACCGGGTGATTGAGGGCATGGCTATCTGCGGTTATACCATAGGTGCGGATGAAGGCTATATTTATGTGCGGGCTGAATATCCATTGGCTATCAAACGCCTGCGCATCGCTATGAAACAGGCGGAAGAAATGGGCCTGATCGGCGATAATATTTTTAATTCCGGTTTTAATTTTCATCTGAAAATCAAAGAAGGAGCCGGCGCTTTTGTCTGCGGTGAAGAAACGGCGCTGCTGCATTCCATTGAAGGAAAACGCGGCATGCCCCGACCCCGTCCTCCATTTCCGGCCATTGCCGGCTTGTGGGGTAAACCGACCAATATTAACAACGTAGAGACTTTTGCCAATGTACCTCAGATCATCACCAAAGGCGCCGATTGGTATGCTTCCATTGGCACCGAGCGCAGCAAAGGCACCAAAGTCTTCGCCTTAACCGGCAAAATTAACAATACCGGCCTGGCGGAAGTGCCCATGGGGATTACTATGCGGGAAATCATCTATGAAATCGGCGGCGGCATTCCCAACGGCAAAAAATATAAAGCCGTGCAAATCGGCGGCCCTTCCGGAGGCTGTCTGCCAGAACAGCTTTTGGACCTGCCGGTGGACTATGACTCCCTGATTCAGGCCGGAGCGATGATGGGTTCCGGCGGTTTGGTGGTCATGGATGAGACCACCTGCATGGTGGATATCGCCAAGTTTTTCCTGAACTTCACTCAGTCTGAATCTTGCGGCAAGTGTACCCCCTGCCGCGAAGGGACGAAACGGATGCTGGAAATTCTCAACCGCATTACCGAAGGCAAGGGCCAGGAAAACGATATTGATCTCCTGGAGGAAATGGCCAAAAACATCAAGGCCACTGCCTTGTGTGGCTTGGGGCAGACCGCTCCCAATCCGGTGCTGAGCACATTGCGCTATTTCCGGGCGGAATATGAAGCCCATATTAAGGAAAAACGCTGTCCGGCAGGAGCTTGCAAAAGCCTTTCCGGGTATCAGATCACCGAATTATGCAAAGGCTGTGGCCTGTGCAAGAAGGTCTGCCCGGTAGACGCGATTAGCGGCGAAGTCAAAGCAATACACAGTATGGATCAGGCCAAATGCATCAAATGCGGTGCTTGTTTTGCCAAATGCCCCTTTAAAGCGATCGTCAAGGGATAAATAGGCGAATGAAGGAGTGTGAGACTATGGACCAGGATAAAGTAACAATAACGATTGACGGCCAAAAGCTGCAAGTGCCAAAAACTTCGACCGTGCTGGAAGCGGCCCGGTCCGCAGGCGTTAAGATACCCAGCCTTTGTTATCATCCCGAGTTGAGACCGGAAGGGGCCTGCCGGGTGTGTATGGTGGAAGTGGAAGGGGCTCGCAGCTTGGTTGCCTCCTGCGTATATCCGGTCAACGAAGGCATGGTGGTCCGGACTAATACTCCGGCAGTGCGGGAAGGCCGCAAAATGGTGGTGGAACTGCTGTTGGCCAACCATCCTCAAGACTGCCTGTCCTGCCAGCGCAACCTA
This genomic window from Acetonema longum DSM 6540 contains:
- the nuoF gene encoding NADH-quinone oxidoreductase subunit NuoF, producing MQHIRAHVLICAGTGCVSSGSKKVETALRDELVKKGLDQEIKVVETGCHGFCEMGPILIVYPEGVFYCRVQPEDVPELVDSHLYKGRIVERLLYREPVSHEKIPNYNDIAFYKKQHRMVLANCGHINPEEIGEYIAAGGYEALAKALTVMKPVEVVAEMKKSGLRGRGGGGFPTGTKWEFTRNAAGDKKYVVCNADEGDPGAFMDRSVLEGDPHRVIEGMAICGYTIGADEGYIYVRAEYPLAIKRLRIAMKQAEEMGLIGDNIFNSGFNFHLKIKEGAGAFVCGEETALLHSIEGKRGMPRPRPPFPAIAGLWGKPTNINNVETFANVPQIITKGADWYASIGTERSKGTKVFALTGKINNTGLAEVPMGITMREIIYEIGGGIPNGKKYKAVQIGGPSGGCLPEQLLDLPVDYDSLIQAGAMMGSGGLVVMDETTCMVDIAKFFLNFTQSESCGKCTPCREGTKRMLEILNRITEGKGQENDIDLLEEMAKNIKATALCGLGQTAPNPVLSTLRYFRAEYEAHIKEKRCPAGACKSLSGYQITELCKGCGLCKKVCPVDAISGEVKAIHSMDQAKCIKCGACFAKCPFKAIVKG